Proteins found in one Lycium ferocissimum isolate CSIRO_LF1 chromosome 6, AGI_CSIRO_Lferr_CH_V1, whole genome shotgun sequence genomic segment:
- the LOC132059489 gene encoding uncharacterized protein LOC132059489: protein MERATPVRKPNTSTSDLLTWSEAPPANNNSVSSAASGNASRSGARSHQPSDGISKVLFGGQITEEEAESLNKRKPCSGYKLKEMSGSKIFSDDGEDDASESGAVNSNFNNRTSVRIVQQAANGISQISFSTEERISPKRPTTLTEVAKQRELSGTLESELDSKMKKQLSDAKSKELSGNDIFGPPAEIPPRSLAAARCIESKESKDMGEPAPRLVRTSVKVSNPAGGHSNILFGDEPVVNPVKKIHNQKFAELTGNDIFKGDVPPGSAEKPLSRAKLREMSGNDIFSDGKVESRDYFGGVRKPPGGESSIALV, encoded by the exons ATGGAGAGAGCAACACCTGTACGAAAACCCAACACCTCTACCTCAGATCTGCTCACCTGGTCCGAAGCTCCTCCGGCAAACAACAACTCTGTTTCCTCCGCCGCCTCAGGCAATGCCTCTCGCTCCGGCGCTCGTTCTCATCAG CCTTCTGATGGAATCAGTAAGGTGCTGTTTGGAGGTCAAATCACTGAAGAGGAAGCTGAGAGCTTGAACAAACG GAAACCATGTTCAGGGTACAAACTGAAGGAGATGAGTGGCAGCAAAATATTTTCTGATGATGGTGAAGATGATGCATCTGAATCAGGAGCTGTAAATAGTAACTTTAACAACAGGACATCTGTCCGCATTGTTCAG CAAGCTGCAAATGGGATAAGCCAGATCTCATTCAGTACTGAAGAAAGGATCTCTCCCAAGAGACCTACCACTCTTACAGAAGTGGCAAAGCAGAGAGAGTTAAGTGGAACACTAGAAAGTGAGTTGGACAGCAAAATGAAGAAGCAGCTGTCTGATGCAAAGAGCAAGGAACTCAGTGGAAATGACATCTTTGGCCCTCCGGCAGAAATTCCTCCGAGATCTTTGGCTGCTGCCCGATGCATAGAGTCAAAAGAAAGCAAAGACATGGGCGAACCTGCTCCACGACTTGTACGCACGTCTGTCAAGGTTTCTAAT CCTGCTGGTGGTCATAGCAATATTTTGTTTGGTGATGAGCCTGTTGTCAACCCAGTAAAGAAAATACATAACCAGAAGTTTGCAGAGTTGACCGGCAATGACATTTTCAAGGGAGATGTTCCTCCTGGATCTGCAGAAAAGCCACTGAGCAGAGCAAAGCTGAGAGAAATGAGTGGAAATGATATTTTTTCTGATGGAAAAGTTGAATCCAGAGATTACTTTGGTGGCGTGCGCAAACCACCAGGTGGAGAAAGCAGCATCGCACTAGTTTAG
- the LOC132059490 gene encoding annexin D2-like yields MASVKIPASVPDPYEDAEQLKKAFKGWGTNEELIIQILAHRNAAQRKLIRDSYAAAYSEDLLKDLDAELSSDFQRVVLLWTLSPAERDAYLVNEATKRLTASNWVIMEIASTRSSAELFKARQAYHAKYKKSLEEDVAYHTTGDFRKLLVPLITAYRYEGEEVNMTLARKEANILHEKISDKAYNDEEVIRIISTRSKAQLNATFNHYNDHHGHEIIKDLEADDDDEYLKLLRAAIECLKTPEKYFEKVLRLGIKKLGTDEWDLTRVVTTRAEVDMERIKEEYHRRNSVTLDHAIAGDTSGDYKKMLLALIGHGDA; encoded by the exons atggctAGTGTTAAGATTCCAGCATCAGTTCCTGATCCTTATGAGGATGCTGAGCAACTCAAAAAAGCgtttaaag GATGGGGTACAAATGAGGAActtattattcagattttgGCACATAGGAATGCAGCACAGCGCAAGTTAATCCGAGATTCTTATGCTGCTGCTTATTCAGAGGATCTTCTCAAGGACTTGGATGCTGAACTGTCAAGTGATTTTCAG CGTGTAGTGCTTCTGTGGACTTTGAGTCCCGCTGAGCGCGACGCCTACTTGGTTAATGAGGCTACCAAACGTCTGACTGCTAGCAATTGGGTTATCATGGAAATTGCTAGTACCAGGTCTTCTGCTGAACTCTTTAAGGCTAGGCAGGCCTACCATgctaaatacaagaaatcacTTGAAGAAGATGTTGCTTATCACACCACTGGGGATTTCCGTAAG CTTTTGGTTCCTCTTATAACTGCATACAGATACGAGGGAGAAGAAGTGAACATGACACTGGCAAGAAAGGAGGCAAATATACTACATGAGAAGATCTCTGACAAGGCTTACAATGATGAGGAGGTCATCCGAATTATTTCTACTAGGAGTAAAGCACAGCTGAATGCAACATTCAACCACTACAATGATCACCATGGCCATGAAATCATCAAG GATCTGGAagctgatgatgatgatgagtaccTGAAATTACTCAGAGCAGCAATAGAATGCTTGAAAACCCCAGAGAAATACTTTGAGAAAGTTCTTCGATTGGGTATCAAGAAGCTGGGCACAGATGAATGGGATCTTACTAGAGTTGTCACTACTCGGGCTGAAGTTGACATGGAGCGTATCAAAGAAGAGTACCATAGGAGGAACAGTGTTACATTGGACCATGCAATTGCTGGAGACACTTCAGGGGACTACAAGAAAATGCTTCTGGCTTTGATTGGGCATGGAGATGCTTGA